From the genome of Planctomycetaceae bacterium:
ACCGGGAATTGTTCTATCTCAAAGCCTAGAGGAAAAGCGACTCGGTCGAGTTGTGTCGCAGTCAATCGAGGAGAAGGGCATTATCAGCGTTCAGACTTTCCTCTCACGCAACCTGTTTTGTCAGTGGCTTGTGCTCGCCGCAAGGCCCAAAACTGAGCCGGGCTCGCACCTAAAGAAGATTCAGAGAACCCTGAAGGAGAATGGCTTTTCTGTGCTGGTCGTCGAAGTCGTCAACCGGAGTCGTTCTATAAGCAGAAAGCGAATGAAATAATGGCTCATCTGTCATAACGTCGGTCGCGCCAGTGTTGGCTAACTCTCGCTCAAGTGGAGCGCCAACGGCAGGCCACCGAGCCCAGACCTATGGCACATGGTGCATCATCACAACTCTGGGCCTGGCGCCCTGCCGCTTTCGCCCCCTTAGCTCGGTCGCTAGCCGAACAATCCAGGAGTGACTCCATGCCTATATCGAAAAGACGCCAGCAGGAAATTCTAAATCTTGCGACACCTGGCGTACCGCCCAACACACCTGAAGAGTTTTGGAATGATGATGCGGCTCTGAAGCCGCTCATTCGAGATGCGGATCGGAGACGCAAAGTTTGGTTAAGTACCGCTACTGATCCGAAAGAACTCCACCTATTCGCAGAGAACTGGCATTGGGACGGCGGCGGCGGAAAACAGCTTCAACCATTGGTAGGCAATCGTCATTGCGACGCTGGCACGCTTTTGATGCTATTTTGGTACGGTGGAGGTGAAGACTCCTACTTCCAATACAACCGCCTCACGGATATCGAAAGCGAATTTGACCGGGAGGTGCATCGGCTTCTGCTCAAAATCGAGAAGCGTCTGGCCAAGAATGACTACGTGACCGCGAACATCTATTTCGATCCGTCATCCTTTGCATCAATGCATGATCGGAGAGATGAATTTGCGAGACCTGTGCCGGACTTCATGTATCAGCCGATTGGACGAAAGCCTCGGAATACAAACCGCGGATAACCCCAGTGGATTAGAAGCTCGCGACGCGATTAGCGGAGCTGAGTTCTAATCTTTTGTTCAAGGAGCCCGGAGCGATGTTCGGACTGTTTTGTTGCGCGGGAAGGCAGTTGTGATGCAGGGAGCTGATTTCAGCAGCCTGGCAGCCAGCATTTTGCTGCTTTGGGACGAGCTTTTCGAAGTCAGCAAGGAGGGGCAGCGGACTCAGTTCTGAACGGTTTCAGAACGAGTGATCGCGAGATCCAATGAACGGCCACGGAATTCCAGCGGCGGTGGTCGGATGCGGGTGAAGCATTCGAACTGTAGTGGGCGATCGCAGACCGGACAGCGAAGGCCGTTTTCTGGCGTACGAGCCAGCACCGGCGGCGAACACTGTTCGAGCTCAAAGAACACAAAAGGTCTCAATGACGGTCTTGAGGTTTGTCAAGAATGACATTGAAGAAAGATCTTCGAGCGTGATCTCTGTTGAGCTGATTGTTGTCGGTTCGTGGGGGTACCTTGCTTCTTTTTAGGCATGGGTTCGGTGTTCGATGAAGGGAAGAGAAGGTCTTTCCCGGACGGTGTTTGGTTTGCGCAATATTCACAGGCTCCACCCAGCCCGCACTTCGACGAACGGGTCATGCAGACAACGAGACATCCTTCGCAGCAATGCGAGGCCAGCATGGTATCGATCGCGGGAGCCGGATGGATCACAGCGTCTCTGACAGCACAAATCGACGGTCAGATCGTTT
Proteins encoded in this window:
- a CDS encoding DUF4274 domain-containing protein, whose amino-acid sequence is MPISKRRQQEILNLATPGVPPNTPEEFWNDDAALKPLIRDADRRRKVWLSTATDPKELHLFAENWHWDGGGGKQLQPLVGNRHCDAGTLLMLFWYGGGEDSYFQYNRLTDIESEFDREVHRLLLKIEKRLAKNDYVTANIYFDPSSFASMHDRRDEFARPVPDFMYQPIGRKPRNTNRG